The genomic DNA AAGAACCGCGAGTACGCCTACATCGAGGACGCCAACCGGGGCGTGGTGCTGGTGGAGATCGGCCCCAAGGTGCTCACGCTGGAGGCCCACCTCACCCTGGTGATGAAGAGCCGGATGGTGGAACTGGGCACGGGGAGTTGGTGCGTGGTGCGCAACCCCGTGGTGCGCGCCGAGGGCCGGGTGGCGCTGGATGACTTCGGGCAGGCGCGCATCGCGGTGGGAGACCGGGAGGTGCGCGTGGGCCCCCAGGTCTTCCCCCTCTACCCGGGCGAGGAGCTGGAGGGGGAGATCGCCGCCGAGTACGTGCTGGGGGTCAACGAGGCGCTGCGCCTGCGCGCGCTCACGGCCTTCACGGAGGAGCCGTCCTCGGGGAGCGCCCCGCGCCGCCGCGAGGCGGGTGACGAGTGGTTGATGCGGGGGCCGGGCCGCTACGTGCCCAACGCGGCGGTGGTGGTCGTCTCGGACGAGAAGGCGCGGGTGCTCAAGGAGACGGAGTATTGCGTCGTGCTCAACCCGGTGGACCGCGCCACGGGGCGCATCCAGGAGGGCCGCCGCAAGGTCATCTCGGGGCCGGACGTGTTCTTCCTCGAGCCCGGCGAGGAACTCGAGGGCGACGTGCGCCGCAAGCACGTCCTGTCGGAGATGCAGGGGCTCAAGCTCCAGGCCCTGGATGAGCTCTCCGAGCCGGAGGAGGGCGGTGCTCCCCGGGCGCGCAGGGCGGGCGACACGTGGATCGTCCGGGGGCCACGCACGTACGTGCCCAGCGAGAAGGTGCTCATCCTCAAGGAGATCTCCGCGCTGTCGCTCGGGCAGAGCGAGGGCCTGTACGTGAGGGACTTGCGCTCGGGCAAGGTGTCGCTCGTGCAGGGGCCCTGTCAGTTCATGCCCGAGGCGCACCAGGAACTGCACGAGAAGCGCCTGTCCCCCGAGGCCGAGGCGCTGCTGGGGCTCGTTCCGCCGCCGCCGGCCGTTCAGGGCGAGGGCAAGGTGCCGCGTCCGATGCCGGAGAAGGTGGACCGCACGCGCGCCATCGTCCTGCGCATCGAGGACAACACGGCGGTGCTCATCAATGACTTCGAGACGAACCACGCGCGGGTGGAGTTCGGACCGTCGAAGGTGATGCTGCGTCCGTACGAGGACGTGACGGTGCTGGACCTGTCGGGAGGCACGCCCAAGAAGGCGAGGCAGCTCAAGGTGTTGATGCTCCGGTTGGGGCCGGACTTCGCCACGGATCTGTTCGAGGTGGCCACGCGCGACCATGCCCGGCTGCGCATCAAGCTCTCCTACAAGTGGCAGTTCGACGTGGAGGGGGACTCGGAGAAGGACAAGGCCATCTTCCGGGTGAACGACTTCATCGGCTACGTCTGCGAGAACCTGGCCTCGCGCATCCGCCAGGTCGCCGCGGAGAACGACTTCGAGACCTTCCACAAGACGGCCAGCGTGCTCATCCGCCGCGCCATCTTCGGGGTGGACGAGGGGGGCAAGCCGCGCAAGGACCGGCTCTTCTCCGAGAACCAGCTGCGCATCATCGACATCGACATCAAGGACATCGCGCCGGTGGACGACAAGACGGCCCTCAAGCTGCGCGAGGCCATCGACACCAACATCCAGATTCAGCTGGACGCATCGCGTCAGGAGGCGCAGGCCGCCGCCGAACTCAAGCGCATCCGCAGCGAGGAGGAGAAGCAGCTCGCGGACATTTCCAGTCACCGCAAGGCGGAGGCCGAGCGCCAGTCCCTCATCGAGCTGCAGAACCGCAACAACCAATTGGCCACGTTGAGCCGGGCGAAGGTGGAGGCCGAGGCGCAGCTCGAGAAGGCGCGGGTGGAGAGCGAGGAGGCGCTGGCGCGCGCGGAGGCCGAGGCCCGGGCCTCGCGCATCCGCACCGAGGCGGAGCTGGAGCGCGAGCGCAAGATGACGGAGATGACGATGGAGCGGCAGAAGCGGCTCAACGACCTGGAGGTGGAGCGCCAGGCGCGGCTCTCCGAGGTGGAGGCCGGGCAGTTCCGTCAGCGGGTGGAGGCGCTCGGGGGTGGGGAGAACTTCGTCAAGGCCGTGGCCGCCCAGGCGCAGGCGGCCGTGGTGGGCGGGCTGGACAAGGTCGTGTTCCTGCCCAGCGGCTCCAACCTCAACCTCTTCGACTCCATGCAGGGGCTGCTCGGGCCGGGTGGGGCGGGCGCGGCGCGTCCCGGTACGGGCGGCGGCGGCGGCGGCAATTAGCGTCCTCCGTCACGCCGCGTGGCGGGCGGCGGAGGGCGGCTGGATGGCGCCGTGACCCGGAGGGGGGAGGGTGAGCGTGGGGTGGAGGCCCGGCGACACCAGCGCGCTCGTCAGGAGGGAGGAGGGGTGGACGTTCACGAAGCCCCCCTCCACCTGGGAGGGGCCCGCGAACACCTTCTCCAGGATCATCGACGAGTACTGCTCCAGGGAGCTCTCGCGGGTGTTGCCATTGAGCACCACCTCCCAGCCCATCTGTTCGGCGAAGGCGCGCACCCCGGGGATGAGGGATTGGAGCGGGGTGTAGCTCTCCGTCGCCACGGCGTTCTCGCTCACCACGAACACCTCCTGCCCGGTGGCCACCGCGAGCGACATGTTGCCCAGCGTGTGGCCCGGCGTGGACAGGAGCGCCACGCCCCGGCCCAGCCACGTATCGCCCTCCAGGAGCACCACGCGCTCCTCGGGCACGCCGGTCGTTCCGTCCTCGACGTACCAGACGCGCTCCAGGGGGTGCAGGTTCTTCACCGCGGCCCACTCGGCCCGCTGCACCAGCAGCTTCGCGCGGGGGAAGTAGGCCGGCTGACCATCTCCGCCGAGCCAGCGCCGCAAGTCCTGTGCGTGCAGGTGATCGAACGCGAGGTAGTCCACGTCCTCGGGCCGCAACCCGAGCGCCTGGAGGTGTTCCTGTACCGTGCCGTGCCGCCGCGTCATCACCTTGGTGGTGACGAAGTCGCCATACTTCTCGCGCAGCGATTTATAGAAGGGCGCCTCATGGCCGCGCTCATAATCGCTCGGATTGAAGAGCAGGGTGCGCTGCGTCCCGTCCTCCTGGTACTGCACCACCTGCATCCGGTTCAGCATCATCACGTACGGGGCGAGGGTGCGCGCCGCGCCACTGAAGGCGAACAGGGTGGGGTAGGGGAAGGTGACGAGGTCGCACGTGGCCAGCGCGGTGACGGGGCCCTCGGCGGTGAAGGCCTCGCGCGCCTCCTGGGCGGCCCGGCGCAGCTTCCGCAGCCGACGCCCGGCCGCCTGCTCGGTGCGCGCCTCGGGGAGGAAGGGGAGAGGTCGAAAGGGAGCGGTCATGGGATCACCGGGAGGTAACGCGTGAGCGCGGGCGGATGTGTCGCCCATTACGCACGGTGGCTGGACGCTCCGCGAGCGGCGCGGCGGCGGCGGGTTCACTGGTAGACGGGGTTTCCGGGCGGGCTGGCCGGCGGCGGGCGGCGGGCCCGAGGGGCGATGAGAGAGGCCGCCATGCCAGGGCCGTTCTGGTAGGGTGGGGAAAGAGGATTCACGGGACATGGCGAAGCGGAAAACGGACGACGCGCTCTCGGGAGAGGCGCTCAATGACGAGGGCCGGGTCGAGGCCTCGCTCCGGCCACGCTCCTTCGACGAGTACGTGGGCCAGAGCGCCGTCGTCGACAAGCTCAGGGTGTATGTCCAGGCGGCGCGCAGCCGCGGGGAAGCGCTCGACCATTGCCTCTTCTCCGGGCCTCCGGGTCTGGGCAAGACGTCGCTCGCCTACCTCATGGCCACGGAACTGGGCGTGGGCATCCACGTGACGAGCGGCCCCGCGCTCGAGCGCAAGGGGGACCTGGCGGGCCTGCTCACCAACCTCAACGAGCGCGACATCCTCTTCATCGACGAGGTGCACCGCCTCAACGCCGCCATCGAGGAGTACCTCTACCCGGCCATGGAGGACTTCCGGCTGGACATCACCATCGACACGGGCCCCGCCGCCCGGGCGATGAAGATCGACCTGCCGCCCTTCACCCTCATTGGCGCCACCACCCGCACGGGCCTGCTCACCTCGCCCTTGCGCGACCGCTTCCAAATTCAGGAGCGGCTCGAGTACTACGAGCCCAAGCACCTGGAGATGATCCTCAACCGCTCGGCGCGCATCCTCGGCGTGAAGCTGGAGCGGGACGGGGCCCGGGAGATCTCCACCCGCGCCCGGGGCACGCCCCGCATCGCCAACCGGCTGTTGCGCCGCCTGCGGGACTTCGCCCAGGTGGAGGGGGATGGCACCATCACCCGGGAGCTGGCGTCCCAGGCGCTCACCCGGCTGGGCGTGGATGCCTCGGGCCTGGATGCCATGGACCGGAAGATCCTCCTGGCCATCCTGGAGAAATTCGGTGGGGGCCCGGTGGGGGTGGAGACGATCGCCGCCAGCGTGGGCGAGCAGCGCGATACCATCGAGGACGTGTACGAGCCCTACCTGCTGCAAGAAGGCTTCCTCCAGCGCACGCCGCGGGGCCGCACGGCCACGCATCGCGCGTACACCTACTTCAACAAGAAGGCGCCCGAATCGGCGCAGGGGTCCCTCTGGTGAGTTCCGCGCCCGCAGTTCCTCCGACCCGAGCCTCGCGCGTTCCTCGTGACTTCTACGAGGAGCTGGTGCGCGCCTCACAAGGCAGCCAGGCCGGCTTCCTCTCCGAGCGCGAGCGCTGGTTGCGCGCCCTGACCGTGGATGCCCGCGAGGAGCTGCTCTTCGAGTTCGAGATGCTCCTGCGCGGCATGGAGCGCTACGTCCACCAGCAGGACAATGGCGTCACCGCGGAGTCCCACGAGCAGCCGCTCGTCACGCGGGACTTCCGCGAGGAACTCAAGGACATCCGCGCCACGCTCAGCCAGAGCATCCGCCTGGCGCGCCACCTGTTGGATCCGGACTCGGACCAGAAGCTCCAGTTCCGCCGCTACGTGGAGACGCAGCTCGCGGATGACCGGGGCCTGCGCTCGCGCATCGAGGGCGAGCGGCAGCAGGAGACGCCCCAGGAGAGCCTCTTCGTCCTGCGCCAGTCCTTCGAGTCGCTGCGCAACCTCATCGACCACCTCCTGCAGTTGCCAGTGTGCGGGCTGAGCCTCTTCACCGACGTGGGCAACCTGGTGCTGCGGGAGATCGTCCTCAACCGCTACTTCCGGCCCTGCCGTCTGACCGAGTTCCGCCTGGAGTATGATCGGCTGCGCTCGGCGCGGCTGCTGGCGCTCCTGGCCACGGTGCCCGCGGAGACCCGGCCGCTCTTCACCACCGCCTACCTGGGCCTGTTCCGCCTGCTGCATTGCCTGGCCTACGTGAGCCAGGACGCCCAGGGCCCCATTCCCCGGCGCGTGCGCGTGCTGCTCGCGCTGGTGCGCAGCGAGGCGCTCAGCCTGGTGGGCTACCTGAAGAACGAACTGGCGCCCCGGGCGGGCCCCAAGCCGCTCCAGGCCGCGTGTCTGCGCGCCGCGCGGGACATCGCCCGCGAGACCGAGCGCATCGCCCGCGACATCCTCGTGGAGCTGGATCGCGATCGGGCCGCCGCCGCCCGGGCCTCCTACGCCTTCACCCAGCTGCTGCAGACGCAGGTGGTGGCGCTCACGGAAGCGCTTTCCCCGGGCTCCACGTCCGGAGAGGCCCCCTTCGAGCAGCTCACCTCCGCCACCGAGTGCGCGAGCCGGTTGCGCATGGACTTGTGGGTCTTCTCCCAGCTGTGCCGTGCGGCGGAAGGCCACCTGCGCAACGACGACGTGCCCGCGTCCGAGTCCGTCATTTCCAGCATCGTGGCCTTCCTCGGCTATTTCCAGGACGGCAGCTACCAGCTGCTGCGTTACGTGGATTACGAGGCGTTCGACCGCTTCTCGGCGCTGCTCACCGAGCTGCCGTGGCCTCCCGAGGGCCCCGCCGTCCGCACCCGGCTCATCGTGGACCTGAAGGCCTTCTCCCAGGTGCTGGAGAACACCTTCGCCGCCGTGAGCCGGCGCGCCCAGCTCCGGGGCTTCCATTTCGATCGGATCGAGGCCGAGGCCCTGCGCGACCGGTTCCTCTCCACCGCGCAGTAAACGCGTTTGTCCGGAAGTGGGCATTGCAATCGCCCCAGACTCCTCGTTCGTGATCGGCCTCCGTTTGATTCCAGGCATCCGCTTGCGCTATGCGGGGGCCCTCATGACGCGCCCCGACGGGCGTCTGGGTGAGGGAAAGTCCTGACACCTTTGTCACGGTGTCGAGACAGATGCACAGCGGATCGAGGGGGGACGGGACTCCGGATGTCGCGGAAGTCCTGGCGAGCGGATGAAAAACCCCAGTGAAACCAACGACTTGGCTCATTCCCGAAGCTCGGGGATCCGCTGGGAACGGAGGGGACTCACTGGCGTATCGCTTGCAATGATGCGCGGCGCGTCAGATGGGCAGTGAACAGAGCAGCACCCGCATCGAAGAGGCGACACCGAACCATGCCTTCCAGTTCATTCAACCAGCGCACGCTCCTCCAGCCCGTCCACTGCCAGGGGGTGGGCCTCCATTCCGGGGCTCCGGTGAACCTGTCCCTGCTGCCCGCGCCGGTGAACCACGGCATCTGCTTCGTGCGCACGGACACGCCGCGGCCGGTGGTCCTCCCGGCGCTGTCGGAGTACGTGGTGGACACGTCGCTGGCCACGACGCTGGGGCGTGACGGGGTGAAGGTGAGCACGGTGGAGCACCTGATGTCGGCGCTGGCTGGCATGGGGCTGGACAACGTGCGCGTGGAGCTGGACGGGCCCGAGGTGCCCATCATGGACGGCAGCGCCGCGCCCTTCGCCGCGCTGATCTCCGAGGCGGGGCTGCGCGAGCAGGAGGAGCCGCGCCGCGTCCTGGTGATGAAGAAGACGGTGGCGGTGGTGGACGGGGACAAGGAAGCGAGCCTGTCGCCCGCGAAGAACTTCCGCATCTCCTGCACCGTGGATTTCAAGCACCCGCTCATCACCGAGCAGTCCTTCGAGCTGGAGTTCTCCGACCGGTGCTTCGCCCGGGAGATCTCCCGCGCGCGCACCTTCTGCTTCCGCCGGGACGTGGAGATGCTGCAGAAGATGGGCCTGGCGCGGGGCGGCTCGCTGGACAACGCCATCGTGGTGGACGAGTTCTCCATCCTCAACCCGGATGGCCTGCGCTTCGCCGACGAGTTCGTGCGTCACAAGATCCTGGACGCCATCGGGGACATCTCCCTCTTCGGCCGTCCGGTGGTGGGTCACCTCAAGGCCTTCAAGACGGGCCACGCGCTCAACCAGAAGCTGGTCAAGGCGGTGCTGGCGGATCCGAGCTCCTACGAGATCGTCCCCATGCGCAAGTCCGTGGATTTGCCCGAGTTGCGCCTGCCGGAGCTCGGGCTCGAGCCGCTGGTGGCCTGAGAAATTTCTTTGCGAGTCCCGGGTTTTCTCGACTAAGGACCCGTACCCATGCCCATGCGCACCTCTTCCACCCTCCTGGCCGCGTTCCTCGCGGCTTCTTTCGTCTCCGGTTGTAACAAGGAGAAGGCCCCGGCGGCCGCCGCCACCGCGACCACCCCCTCCTCGACGGAGCCCTCCGCGGACACGGTCGTGGCCACCTTCGGCGACGGTCAGAAGATCACCTTCGGTGAGCTGAACGACCGCCTCAAGGATCCGCTGGCCAACCTGGAGAAGCAGAAGTACCAGACGCGCAAGCAGGGTCTGGATGGCTTCGTGGTGGAGAAGCTGGTGAAGGCCGAGGCCACCAAGCGCAACCTCTCCGAGGAAGCGCTGGTCAAGGCCGAGGTCGACGACAAGATTCCCCAGCCGCCCGAGGAGGAGATCAAGAAGCTGTACGACGAGGCCAAGGAGCGGCTGCCCCCGGGCACCACCTATGAGCAGGTCAAGCCGCAGATCGTCGACTTCCTCACCGGCTCCAAGAAGCAGGAGCGCGCGCGGGACTACTTCGCCGAGCTGAAGAAGAACGCGAACGTGCAGATCACCCTGCCCGAGCCGCCGCGCCCGCCCGTCGAGCGCAAGCAGGTGGCCGCCATCGGTCCCGCGAAGGGCCCGGACAGCGCGCCCATCACCATCGTGGAGTTCAGCGACTTCCAGTGCCCCTTCTGCAGCCGCGCCATCAAGACGGTGGACGAGGTGATCAAGGCGTACCCGGACAAGGTGAAGCTGGTGTTCCGCCAGTTCCCGCTGGAGTTCCACAAGGAGGCGCCCAAGGCCGCCGAGGCCTCGCTGTGCGCCAGCGACCAGGGCAAGTTCTGGGAGTACCACGACACGCTCTTCGCCAATCAGTCCGCGCTGCAGGTCGACAAGCTCAAGGAGCACGCCAAGACGCTGGGCCTGGACACGGCGAAGTTCGACAAGTGCCTGGACAGCGGTGAGAAGGCCGCCACGGTGAAGGCCGATCAGGACGACGGCCAGAAGGTGGGCGTCAACGGCACGCCGGCCTTCTTCATCAACGGCATCCTCCTGTCGGGCGCCCAGCCCTTCGACGAGTTCAAGAGCGTCATCGACGCCGAGCTGGCCAAGAAGTAAGGAAGGCGGCTTCACGTGGCGGTGCGCCCCAAGGCGACGCTTCGTCTGGGACGGGATGGTGAGCCGGGCGTGCTCGAGTTGGAGCGCCCGCTCGCCGCCAGTCTCTCCCCTGGCCAACCCCTCGTGGCGCATTTCCACTCGCCCGAGGGAGTGGTGCTGTTGCGCGAGCCCGCCGCCCTGGGCGGCTTCTTCGCCGGCAGTCTCCGCTCGCTGTCGGTGGAGGAGGTGCTCGGCCATGTGCACTCCGGCATCCGCAGCGGCCAGCTCATCCTCCAGAACGGCCCGGTGCAGCGCACCGTCACCTTCCGGGACGGCCAGCCCACCTTCGCCGTGTCCAGCGTGCACCATGAGCGCCTGGGCTCCGTGGTGGTGCAGTTGGGCCTCGTCACTCCCGAGCAGCTGCACCACGCGCTGGGCAAGGTGTCGCCCTCGTTGCGCATTGGCGCGGTGCTCACCCGCGAGGGCTTCCTGTCCGAGGCCAACCTCTACAGCGCCATGACGTACCTGGTGCGCGAGGTGATGCTCAACCTCTTCGAGATGTCCGAGGGCAGCTTCCTCTTCATCGAGGGCCGTCCGCCACCGGGCGACTCGGTGAAGCTCCAGGAGCGCACCCGGGATCTCATCCTCCAGGGCCTCAAGCGTGGAGAGGCCGTGGCGCGGCTGCGCCGGCGCTTCCCGGACGATCTGACGGTGGTGGCCGGCTCCGAGTCACCTCCTCCCGGCGAGGAGGCCCTGTTCGCCCAGGCCTCCGCGGGCAGCGTGCTGGGCGTGCTGCGCTCCTTTTGGGAGGGCAGCCTCTTCTCCTTCCTCACCTGGGTGGATGAGCGCCTGCGCGACGGCTCGCTCGTCATCCAGCAGAAGTCCGCCGTGCCTCCCGTGGCGCCCGTGCCCCTCGTTCCCCGGCGGCCCTCGGGCTCCTTCGCCGTGGTGCCCCCTCCGGTCGTGGCGCCCCTGGGCCCCGAGGAGCGCTTCAACGCGCTGCTCGCGCAGATCCACACCGCCATCCGCCTGGCGGGCGCCAATCCGAACCTGCTCCAGGGCTTCCTCGAGTCTCCCCAGCCCGGGCTGGAGACCGCCTACGAGGGCGTGAAGCTCGGGCCGGATGGCCGGCTGGACGTGGAGCGCATCCGCCAGAACGTCTCCAGTGGGGGCGAGGCGCTCGCGCGCGCCATGACGCTCGAGGCGCTGGACGCCTTCGTGTCCTACGCGCTGTTCTCCGCGCGCAACGTGCTGCCGGGCGAGATGTCCGAGCGGCTCTATCGCGGCTACCGCGATCTCCAGGAGGGCTTGTCGTGACGGATGCTTCCCCCGCGCGGGAGCGGCTCGCGCTCGCCGCGGATCTCCCCCTGGACGAGGGCCTGCGGCTCTACGCGCAGGTGGCGCCCCATGTGGGCTACGCCAAGGTGGGCCTGTCGCTCTTCGTGGAGCATGGCCCCGCGGCCGTGGCCGCCTTCCAGAAGCTGGGGGCGCGGATCTTCCTCGACCTCAAGCTGCACGACATCCCCAACACCGTGGAGCTGGCCGCCGCGCGCGCCGGGGCGCTGGGCGTGTCCCTGCTCACCGTGCATGCCGCCGGAGGCGAGCCCATGCTGCGCGCCGCGGTGAAGGGCGCGCGCGCGGGAGCCCAGGCCCAGGGTCATGCGCCGCCGCGAATCCTCGCGGTGACGGTCCTCACCTCCATGTCCGCCGAGGACGTGGCCGACGTGGGCCTGTCCGGTGCTCCCGAGCAGGCCGCCCTGCGGCTCGCGCGGCTGGCCATGCGCGCGGGCGTGGAGGGCCTGGTGTGCTCACCCCGCGAGGCGGAGTCCTTCCGCCGCGAGCTCGGCACCGCGCCCTTCCTGTGCACGCCGGGCATCCGCCCGGCGGGCGCGGCCCTGGGGGACCAGAGCCGCGCGGAGACGCCGGCCTTCGCGGTGCGCGCTGGAGCGGACCTCCTGGTGGTGGGCCGCCCCATCCACACCGCCGCCCAGCCGGTGGACGCCGCACGC from Melittangium boletus DSM 14713 includes the following:
- the lpxC gene encoding UDP-3-O-acyl-N-acetylglucosamine deacetylase, which gives rise to MPSSSFNQRTLLQPVHCQGVGLHSGAPVNLSLLPAPVNHGICFVRTDTPRPVVLPALSEYVVDTSLATTLGRDGVKVSTVEHLMSALAGMGLDNVRVELDGPEVPIMDGSAAPFAALISEAGLREQEEPRRVLVMKKTVAVVDGDKEASLSPAKNFRISCTVDFKHPLITEQSFELEFSDRCFAREISRARTFCFRRDVEMLQKMGLARGGSLDNAIVVDEFSILNPDGLRFADEFVRHKILDAIGDISLFGRPVVGHLKAFKTGHALNQKLVKAVLADPSSYEIVPMRKSVDLPELRLPELGLEPLVA
- the pyrF gene encoding orotidine-5'-phosphate decarboxylase — translated: MTDASPARERLALAADLPLDEGLRLYAQVAPHVGYAKVGLSLFVEHGPAAVAAFQKLGARIFLDLKLHDIPNTVELAAARAGALGVSLLTVHAAGGEPMLRAAVKGARAGAQAQGHAPPRILAVTVLTSMSAEDVADVGLSGAPEQAALRLARLAMRAGVEGLVCSPREAESFRRELGTAPFLCTPGIRPAGAALGDQSRAETPAFAVRAGADLLVVGRPIHTAAQPVDAARAIALEVSSA
- a CDS encoding DUF4388 domain-containing protein, which gives rise to MAVRPKATLRLGRDGEPGVLELERPLAASLSPGQPLVAHFHSPEGVVLLREPAALGGFFAGSLRSLSVEEVLGHVHSGIRSGQLILQNGPVQRTVTFRDGQPTFAVSSVHHERLGSVVVQLGLVTPEQLHHALGKVSPSLRIGAVLTREGFLSEANLYSAMTYLVREVMLNLFEMSEGSFLFIEGRPPPGDSVKLQERTRDLILQGLKRGEAVARLRRRFPDDLTVVAGSESPPPGEEALFAQASAGSVLGVLRSFWEGSLFSFLTWVDERLRDGSLVIQQKSAVPPVAPVPLVPRRPSGSFAVVPPPVVAPLGPEERFNALLAQIHTAIRLAGANPNLLQGFLESPQPGLETAYEGVKLGPDGRLDVERIRQNVSSGGEALARAMTLEALDAFVSYALFSARNVLPGEMSERLYRGYRDLQEGLS
- the ruvB gene encoding Holliday junction branch migration DNA helicase RuvB, whose protein sequence is MAKRKTDDALSGEALNDEGRVEASLRPRSFDEYVGQSAVVDKLRVYVQAARSRGEALDHCLFSGPPGLGKTSLAYLMATELGVGIHVTSGPALERKGDLAGLLTNLNERDILFIDEVHRLNAAIEEYLYPAMEDFRLDITIDTGPAARAMKIDLPPFTLIGATTRTGLLTSPLRDRFQIQERLEYYEPKHLEMILNRSARILGVKLERDGAREISTRARGTPRIANRLLRRLRDFAQVEGDGTITRELASQALTRLGVDASGLDAMDRKILLAILEKFGGGPVGVETIAASVGEQRDTIEDVYEPYLLQEGFLQRTPRGRTATHRAYTYFNKKAPESAQGSLW
- a CDS encoding thioredoxin domain-containing protein produces the protein MPMRTSSTLLAAFLAASFVSGCNKEKAPAAAATATTPSSTEPSADTVVATFGDGQKITFGELNDRLKDPLANLEKQKYQTRKQGLDGFVVEKLVKAEATKRNLSEEALVKAEVDDKIPQPPEEEIKKLYDEAKERLPPGTTYEQVKPQIVDFLTGSKKQERARDYFAELKKNANVQITLPEPPRPPVERKQVAAIGPAKGPDSAPITIVEFSDFQCPFCSRAIKTVDEVIKAYPDKVKLVFRQFPLEFHKEAPKAAEASLCASDQGKFWEYHDTLFANQSALQVDKLKEHAKTLGLDTAKFDKCLDSGEKAATVKADQDDGQKVGVNGTPAFFINGILLSGAQPFDEFKSVIDAELAKK